ATACTGATAGCCCGTAGCCTCATCTACCAAGGCAATAACGCCGACCCTAGCTAGGCTGCGAATAAGTATTTCGCATTGGTCTGCCACTATATACTGCCTTTCTGTTTTTAATAGCCCCTGCTTCCGAGCATCTAGCATTATATCACAGAACTCAACTAGCATAGTAGCCTCATAGCCGTTGATGCGCTGCCTGCCTTTATGGACAGAAACAGGCTCGAAATGCTCCAGCTTGTTCCCCTTAACAATCAGCGACTTAAGCCAGTTGATATTCAAAAAACGGCTAAGTGCTACCCCAGATGATTTGGCAGCATCGCTTACAGGGCCATCTACTAATTTAATCGCCGTTTGAATACCACGCGCAGCGATTAAGCGAGTTCCATCCTCTAATACATAGCAGGGTATTTTGACGCCATTTAAGTCTAACTCTCCTTCGTGAGTGATTTTTCTGCTCTTTTCCATATTAGCGGGCAATCAAAGTTTGGTAAGTGAGGCGGCCGGCAACATTGCCAAGAATGAAATTGAAGCGGTCAGATGTTGCCGAACGGCGCGTATTCCAGCGAAGCGAAAACTCCGTTACATAGGCTTGCAGGTGCTCAAAGCTGACGTGGTGATAGATGCCGTCAACCATGCGCTTGAAGTGGCTCCAAAAGCCTTCTAAGCCGTTGGTGTGGGCTTTCCCTTCTACATACTGCTTAGCACTGTGGCGTACAATCTGATGGTCGTACACGGCGGCAATCGGGCGGTAAGCCTGGTACTCGTCGGTGTGTACCGTCGCGCCAGCTTCAACCGTCTCTTGAATGATAGTAACGAGCGTAGCACTGGTTACATCTTCTACTACTTGCGCGATTGCGTGCCCGTCGCGCTGCAAGACACCAACAACTGCCTTCTTAGTTTTGAGGCTACGGCCTTGATTGTTTGGCGTTTTCTTGTTCGCGTGCTTGTTACTCTCTTTGCCCCCAACAAAGGTTTCGTCTACTTCTACGGTGCCGTCCATCGTAGCTTGAAAGTTGGGGTGCGCGAAAGCATAACGCAAACGATGCAGCATGAACCATGCGCTCTTTTGCGTTACGTCAATATCCTTCGCTAACTGGTGCGAGCTAATACCCTTCTTATGCGACGAGAAGATATAGAGGGCCATGAACCACTTTTGCAGCGGTATCTTGGTGTCCTCGAAGATGGTACCCACCTTGACGTTGAAGTACTTATTGGTGTTCTTGCACTTGTAGCGGTGCCCAGCGCATTTGTAGACCTTAGAAGTAGGGTCAAAGGGCGAAACGGGGGTGCCGTTCCAACGCAACGCTTCTAAGTGCAGCGTGCAAGCTTCCTCATTGGGGAAAGCTTTTACCAAGTCGAGCAGGCTTTTGAAAGTAGGGAGCATAACACCAGGCCGTTAATCTGGTGTAAATATACGCTCAAAATCTCAATAAGTTGTTACCTGGTGTAAACTCGTATATCATTGCCAAAATAAAAGCCGCCCACCCTACTCCAGGCTGGCGGCTTTACTTGCGAAGGCGGCGCGCTTACTTAAACGATAGCGGTACTACCACCTTCACGCTCAGCGTGCGGCCCAGGTTAAACACCCCGCGCCGGCCGGTGGCGTTGTTGACCTCCTCGTACTTGAGGCGGCTAAGGTGACTTTGGTAGGCTTTGTCAAATAAGTTGTTCGCTGTGAGATAGATAGAGAACAGCGTGCGGCCCTTCTCGTCGGCCACGTCGGTGCCGGCCCCGGCATTGAACAAGGTATAGGCTGGGGTGGCGGTTTCGGTGTCGTAGGCGGCGTAGTAGCGGTTTTGGGCGAAAGTCTGCTCCAGCTGAAAGCGGGCGTACACGTTGGTGAGGCGCTTGCCCTGGCGGCGAAAATTGCCGCGCAGCTCGCTCTGAAAGCGGTCGGCCGGAATGAAGGGCAGAAACTGCTGGCCCTCGGGCGCATCGAGCTGCCGGGCGCGCACCAGCGAATACGAGTTCTCAAAGTGCAGCCAATCCAGCGGATGCGGGTGAAAATCGAGGGTAGCCTCGCCGCCCAGCAGCCGCGCCTGCCCCTGCACGTACTGAAACAGCCCAATGGGCGGCGGCCCGGCATTTACCACCGAGTCGCGGCCCGCCCGGCCCAGTACCCGCCGCTCAAAAATATAATTGCTGATGCTGTTCTCAAACGCATCCACCGAAAAGCGCACGTGGTCCGTCACGTAGCTCGCGCCCGCATCGAGCTGCAAGCTGGTTTCGGCCCGCAAATCGGGCCTACCCACCTCGTAGCGGATGGTACCCTCGTGCACCCCGTTGGCCCCCAGCTCGGCGATGTTGGGCGCGCGAAAGCCGCGGGCGATATTGGCCTTCACCGTGAGCCGGTCGCTGAGGTTATAGGCCGCACCCAGGCTACCGCTGTAGTTATCGAACGTGCTTTGAAAACCTGGAAACTTGGTTTCGGCCCCCGGTGTGGTAGGGGGGGTAGGGCGCTCGTTGGCGTCGAGATATAGACTCTGAGCTGCGATGCGGCGCACGTCGTAGCGCAGCCCGCCGCTGAGGTCGAGCCCGCCAAACGACCTTTTCACTACCCCAAATACGCCGCCTTCGGTCAGATTATAAGCCGGAATCAGGAATTCGGTGGCCAGGTTGCGGTTTTGCTGGCGCAGGCCGGTACTGCCCACAGCCAGGTTCCAGCCCTTGAATTCGGGTAGAAAATACCGCACCGCGTAGTCCACGGTGCGCAGCTGGAAGTACAGCTGCGGCGTGTCGGGCTGGAGCACGTCGCCAAACTCGCGGCGCAAATTCTGCTGGTAGTTGACTTGCAGCGTGAGCCGCCCGCCCTGGTCGCCGATAATAAAATTATTGTCGGTGCCGAAGCGCAGGTGGTTGATGCGCTGGCGCGGCACGAACAGCTGGTAGCCGTGCAGCTCATCGTCGGTCACGATGCGCTGCTCCACGGTGGTGCCTACCGCCACGTCGCGCACGAAGCGCCCGCTCAGGCTGTCGCGCCCACCCTCAATCAAGCCCAGGTTTTGGTTGAAGGTGCTGAACGTCAAGTGCGAGTAGCCCCAGCTTTTGTTCAGGCCCACGTAGGCATTGGCGTCCCACTCATTGAAGCCCGAATTAAAAACCCGGCCGTCGTAGCGGTTCTGGTAGTCGCCGGCCACCTTGCGGGTACCGCGCGCCAGCCAGTTCAGGCCGTTGATATTGCCCGCGTTCTCGAAAGAATAGCCCTGCTGGCGGTTGTTGGTCTGGTAGGTAGCTGTGGCTGAGCCGATAACGTGGCCCTCCGCCACCGGGTCGGGGGCCAGGAAGTTGATAACGCCCGCCATCGCGTCGGAGCCATACAATAAGGAGCCCGGCCCCTTGATAATCTCGGCCCGGTCGATGCTGAACTGGTCAATCTCGATGCCGTGCTCGTCGCCCCACTGCTGGCCTTCCTGCCGCGCCCCGTTGTTGAGCGTCACTACCCGGTTGTAGCCCAGCCCGCGCACTACCGGCTTGCTGATAGCGGCCCCAGTCGTAATCTGGCTCACGCCCGGCGTGTGGGCAATGGCATCCACGGCATTGGTGGCCGAGGTCTGGTTGAGGCGCGTGTGGTCCACCACCGTCGTGGGCACCGGCGAGCGGCGCAGCGCCGTGGCCTGCGACACGCCCGTGACCACCACCT
The genomic region above belongs to Hymenobacter psoromatis and contains:
- a CDS encoding IS1595 family transposase, whose translation is MLPTFKSLLDLVKAFPNEEACTLHLEALRWNGTPVSPFDPTSKVYKCAGHRYKCKNTNKYFNVKVGTIFEDTKIPLQKWFMALYIFSSHKKGISSHQLAKDIDVTQKSAWFMLHRLRYAFAHPNFQATMDGTVEVDETFVGGKESNKHANKKTPNNQGRSLKTKKAVVGVLQRDGHAIAQVVEDVTSATLVTIIQETVEAGATVHTDEYQAYRPIAAVYDHQIVRHSAKQYVEGKAHTNGLEGFWSHFKRMVDGIYHHVSFEHLQAYVTEFSLRWNTRRSATSDRFNFILGNVAGRLTYQTLIAR
- a CDS encoding TonB-dependent receptor, producing the protein MSNQFTTTLLLSALALSAAAQTSPTPPAAGRRASAAAFGGRLVDATTNEPLPGANVIFPDLKQGAATDADGRFSFSDLPRGKFLVQITSLGYNTVSRTVDTGSNEPLLVGLSPAATEIGQVVVTGVSQATALRRSPVPTTVVDHTRLNQTSATNAVDAIAHTPGVSQITTGAAISKPVVRGLGYNRVVTLNNGARQEGQQWGDEHGIEIDQFSIDRAEIIKGPGSLLYGSDAMAGVINFLAPDPVAEGHVIGSATATYQTNNRQQGYSFENAGNINGLNWLARGTRKVAGDYQNRYDGRVFNSGFNEWDANAYVGLNKSWGYSHLTFSTFNQNLGLIEGGRDSLSGRFVRDVAVGTTVEQRIVTDDELHGYQLFVPRQRINHLRFGTDNNFIIGDQGGRLTLQVNYQQNLRREFGDVLQPDTPQLYFQLRTVDYAVRYFLPEFKGWNLAVGSTGLRQQNRNLATEFLIPAYNLTEGGVFGVVKRSFGGLDLSGGLRYDVRRIAAQSLYLDANERPTPPTTPGAETKFPGFQSTFDNYSGSLGAAYNLSDRLTVKANIARGFRAPNIAELGANGVHEGTIRYEVGRPDLRAETSLQLDAGASYVTDHVRFSVDAFENSISNYIFERRVLGRAGRDSVVNAGPPPIGLFQYVQGQARLLGGEATLDFHPHPLDWLHFENSYSLVRARQLDAPEGQQFLPFIPADRFQSELRGNFRRQGKRLTNVYARFQLEQTFAQNRYYAAYDTETATPAYTLFNAGAGTDVADEKGRTLFSIYLTANNLFDKAYQSHLSRLKYEEVNNATGRRGVFNLGRTLSVKVVVPLSFK